A single region of the Nicotiana sylvestris chromosome 6, ASM39365v2, whole genome shotgun sequence genome encodes:
- the LOC104237159 gene encoding cytochrome b5, seed isoform-like: RLLAYYQCKVYNVTKFLEDHPGGGEVLLSATGKDATDDFEHVGHSTSARAMLDEYYVGDIGSSTIATKVEYIPPKQPYYNQDKTIEFIVKLLQFLVPLIILGVAFGVRFYTKQSA, encoded by the exons AGATTGTTGGCTTATTATCAGTGCAAG GTGTATAATGTGACAAAGTTCTTGGAAGACCACCCAGGTGGGGGTGAGGTTTTATTGTCCGCAACAG GAAAGGATGCTACTGATGATTTTGAGCATGTTGGTCACAGCACTAGTGCTCGAGCAATGTTGGACGAGTATTATGTAGGTGATATTGGTTCTTCCACCATAGCAACAAAGGTCGAGTACATTCCTCCAAAGCAACCTTATTACAACCAGGACAAAACAATAGAGTTCATCGTCAAGCTCCTCCAATTCTTGGTTCCTCTGATTATTCTAGGTGTGGCTTTTGGCGTTCGCTTCTACACTAAACAGTCAGCTTGA